The Prochlorococcus marinus str. MIT 9301 genome segment CCCCACAGAATATTCCCTCCTCTTTAGCAATCCAATATGCATTGCCATTTTCTTTTGTAATAGAGGGACTTGTAAGATCTCCTCTGCCTATATCTTCATCGATCCAATTATCAATGATCTTACTTATTATTGGAGTATTTAAATCCACTAAACTAAGAAATAATTAATAAAAATTAAACTGAAGTTAGACATTCAACTATATATCACTATGTAATTTAACTCAAATTTATTTGCCAATACAAAACTTAGAAAAAATATTATCTAGAAGTTCCTCTGTTAATTCTTGACCAGTTATTTTAGATAAGTTTTGAATTCCATCTCTCAGTTCAATTGATAACAAATCAAATGGCAATTTATTTTCAATTATTTCATCAGTATCATTTAAATTAGATAAGCAAGCAGACAAATTTGTTTGATGTCTTTCGTTTAAAAATATATTAATATTTTCTACTTGTTTTAATCCGCATTTTTTTATGATTGTGTCTATTAATAATTTTTCACCATCATTATTCTTAATACTCATAAGAATTGTGTTTTTTAGCTCATTTGAATTAATATTTTTGCAATCAATTAAATCTTTTTTATTGCCCAAAATAGTAATTAATTTTTCTTTGGGGATTTCTTGTATTATTTTTTTGTCTTCTTCATTAAATCCTTCTTCAAGACTATAAATATAAATTATAAAATCTGACTCTTTTATTTTCCCAAAACTTTTTTTAATTCCAATACTTTCAATTTGTTCATAAGTTTCTCTTATGCCAGCAGTATCAATTATTTTCATTGGAATATCATTAATAGTTAAATTAACTTCAATAACATCTCTAGTTGTTCCAGGAATATTAGTTACGATTGCTTTCTCTTTTTTTGCAAGCAAATTTAATAAAGAGCTTTTACCAACATTTGTTTTACCTATAAGCGCAATGGATATCCCATTGTGAATATATGAATTTCTTTTTGCATTTTCAATTAGTAATTCTATTTTTTCTTTGACTTTTTTAATGTTTTTTAGATATTTGGTGTAATCAAAATCTGTGAAGTCTTCTTCAAAATCAACTCTCGCTTCTATTTCGCAAAGTTGATTTATAAGGTCATTTTTAATATCATCAATTTTTTTCTTTATTTCTCCTTGAATTCCGCTAAAGGCTAACTCTGCTGATCTGGTATTGCTTGCATTAATTAATTGATTAATCGACTCGGCTTGAGTAAGGTCTATTTTCCCATTAAGAAAAGCTCTTTGACTAAATTCTCCTGGGTTTGCAATTCTAACTCTAGAATTACTAGATAATAATATCTTTAAAACTTTATTTACTATGATAATCCCGCCATGACAATGAAGTTCAACGACATCCTCTCCTGTGAAGCTATTTGGTGATTTCATCACTAAAATTAAAACTTCATCTATAAATTTATTTTGTTTATTTTCCTGAATAAAACCACGAAAAACCCTATGTGATTCCCATGCATATTTAGATTTAGTTTGAACAATCTTTTTGCAAGAATTTATTGCGTCTTTCCCTGATACTCTTATTATCGCAACTCCTCCCTTCCCAATACTTATAGCTGAAGCAATTGCGGCTATCGTATCTTCTGTAGTAACTATCGAATCCATCTCTCGCTTTGTTATGGATAATTAAGTAAGATTATCAAGAATTTAATTTTGAGATTTTCTTTCTGAATGAGATTTAAAAGAGATATTACCTATAAGAAAATTCTATCATTATTTAGGAATCAGAATAGAAGTCCTTTCTTTAATGCTAAAGGTTTAGCTATAGGGGTATTTAGTGGTTGCTTTCCTTTTTTTGGGTTTCAGACTTTAATGGGGGTATTTTTTGCGAAAATAGCTAAGGGAAATATTGTTCTAGCTGCAATTGGTACCTGGATTAGCAACCCTTTTACTTATATTCCACTTTATTATTTTAACTATAGAGTTGGTTCGATTTTTTTAAATAATCCTTCTAATAAAATTCTTGAAAAAAGTTTAGTTATTGATGACTTATGGAAACAAGGTAGAATTTTTTCCCTAAAATTACTCTTAGGTTCATCTTGTGTAGGTATTTTATTAGCTTTGATTTGCGGCAGTATTGTTTTCTTTATCTACAAAATAAAAAGTAAAAGATAGATTGATCTGTTTTTTATATTAACTTTGTCCAACTCTGGCAATATCTAAAACATCTGCCATTGATTTAATTTGTTCAATTGTTTTGTGAAGTTGATTATAACTTTCAAGACCTACACAAAGATTTATAATAGCTGGTTTACCATAAGCAGTTTTAACATTGGCATCGCTAACGTTTATACCTTTATCAGATAACCGCATAAGAATATCTTTAAGAACTCCAACTCGATCAATTACTTCTATTCGTAGCTGAATTGGAAACTTATTATCGCCAGTTTTATTATCTTGATTCCAACCGACAGGTAATCTTCTCTCTATTGGAATTGGTATTACATTTTCACAATCTTCCCTATGTATAGTTATCCCATGGTTGCCGAGCGACACAGTTCCGATAATATCCTCGCCTGGGAGTGGGGAACAGCATTTACCTATTCTGTAATCAAGACCTTCTATCCCGGAAATTGGTGATTTAGCTGCTGTATTAGGTTGATTAGTGGATAAATTATTATTACTTTTAAGAGATTTTGCTATTTCAGAGTCAGAATCATTTTTTACATCTTCTGTCTGTAATTTTATTTCTTCTCTTAGTCTGTTTAATACTTGATGCAAAGTTAAACCACCAAAACCAAGAGATGCAAGAAGGTCTTCAGTAGTTTTTAAATTGCATCGATTTGCAACTTTTTTCATGGCTTCACTAGAAAGTAATGCTTCAAAACCGTTTTTACCTACTTCTTTTTCAAGTAAATCTCTACCTCTTTTAATCGTTTCATCACGATGGCTTTTCTTATACCATTGGCGAATTCTATTTTTAGCAGTTGGCGTTACTACAAAGTTCAGCCAATCCAAGCTTGGAGTAGAATTATTACTTGTTAAAATTTCTATGAAGTCACCATTTTGAAGTGCTGTAGATAATGGAGAAAGCTTTTCATTAATTCTTATTCCATTACAGTGATTTCCAACTTCAGAATGAATTCTGTAGGCGAAATCTATCGCGGTAGATCCTTTCCTTAAACCAACAACATCTCCTTTTGGAGTGATCACAAATACTTCTTCATCAAATAAATCTTCTTTTATTGAAGCTAGGTAATCATTATGATCCCTTTCATTGCCTTCTTGTTGCCATTCTACTAATTGTCTTAGCCAATTAAATCTCTCGGCATTACTTTTAGCAGGAGAACCACCCTCTTTGTATTGCCAATGAGCGGCAATACCATATTCAGCAATTTGATGCATTGAAGTAGTTCTAATTTGAACTTCAATAGGTCGATGTCTTCCAATCACAGAAGTGTGTAAGGACTGATATCCATTGGGCTTTGGTAATCCTATATAGTCTTTAAATCTACCTGGAATTGGTTTAAAAGTATCATGAACAACTGCTAAAGCTCTATAACAACTATCTGAATTGTCCACGATAATTCTTAGGGCAGCAACATCATAAATCTCGTGAAAATGCTTTTGCTGTCTTTCCATTTTGCTCCAGATGCCATAAAGATGTTTTGGCCTTCCTGTTATTTCAAAATTTTTCAAACCTGCTGAAATCAAGTTTTCCTTCATAAGATTCAAAGTTACTTTTAATCTTTTTTCTCTATCACTTCTTTTAACGGCGATTTGATCTTTAAGATCTAGATATTCTTTCGGTTCTAGGAATTTAAAAGCTAAATCTTCTAATTCCCATTTAAATCTGTTTATTCCTAGTCGATTTGCTAATGGCGCATAAATCTCTCTTGTTTCTCTCGCTATTCTTAGTTTTTTCTCATCATTTAGCCATTCAATTGTTCTCATGTTATGAAGTCGATCTGCAAGTTTTACTAAAACAACTCTGATATCGCTGGCCATAGCCAAAAACATTTTCCTAAGATTTTCAGCTTGTGCTTCAGTCCTGTTGTTAAAGTGAATGCCGCCTAATTTTGTTACACCCTCTACAAGTATTTTTACTTCTAATCCAAAATTTGTTTCTATTTCGGATAAATCAATGCCAGTATCTTCAACTACATCATGTAAAAGGCCTGCAGCAATAACAGATGAACTAGCACCTATTTCTTTAAGGAGATTTGCAACAGCAACCGGGTGGATAATGTATGGCTCGCCGCTCGCGCGGAATTGTCCATCATGAGCTTTATAAGCAAGTTTAAAAGCCTTTACTATAAGGTTTTGATTTTC includes the following:
- a CDS encoding DUF2062 domain-containing protein — protein: MRFKRDITYKKILSLFRNQNRSPFFNAKGLAIGVFSGCFPFFGFQTLMGVFFAKIAKGNIVLAAIGTWISNPFTYIPLYYFNYRVGSIFLNNPSNKILEKSLVIDDLWKQGRIFSLKLLLGSSCVGILLALICGSIVFFIYKIKSKR
- a CDS encoding RelA/SpoT family protein, with the protein product MSEAAANSKEKNEIEVSKTILPENKKYESESLNYQINIPDWLLKDIHNFEKSNKENDENQNLIVKAFKLAYKAHDGQFRASGEPYIIHPVAVANLLKEIGASSSVIAAGLLHDVVEDTGIDLSEIETNFGLEVKILVEGVTKLGGIHFNNRTEAQAENLRKMFLAMASDIRVVLVKLADRLHNMRTIEWLNDEKKLRIARETREIYAPLANRLGINRFKWELEDLAFKFLEPKEYLDLKDQIAVKRSDREKRLKVTLNLMKENLISAGLKNFEITGRPKHLYGIWSKMERQQKHFHEIYDVAALRIIVDNSDSCYRALAVVHDTFKPIPGRFKDYIGLPKPNGYQSLHTSVIGRHRPIEVQIRTTSMHQIAEYGIAAHWQYKEGGSPAKSNAERFNWLRQLVEWQQEGNERDHNDYLASIKEDLFDEEVFVITPKGDVVGLRKGSTAIDFAYRIHSEVGNHCNGIRINEKLSPLSTALQNGDFIEILTSNNSTPSLDWLNFVVTPTAKNRIRQWYKKSHRDETIKRGRDLLEKEVGKNGFEALLSSEAMKKVANRCNLKTTEDLLASLGFGGLTLHQVLNRLREEIKLQTEDVKNDSDSEIAKSLKSNNNLSTNQPNTAAKSPISGIEGLDYRIGKCCSPLPGEDIIGTVSLGNHGITIHREDCENVIPIPIERRLPVGWNQDNKTGDNKFPIQLRIEVIDRVGVLKDILMRLSDKGINVSDANVKTAYGKPAIINLCVGLESYNQLHKTIEQIKSMADVLDIARVGQS
- the mnmE gene encoding tRNA uridine-5-carboxymethylaminomethyl(34) synthesis GTPase MnmE, producing the protein MDSIVTTEDTIAAIASAISIGKGGVAIIRVSGKDAINSCKKIVQTKSKYAWESHRVFRGFIQENKQNKFIDEVLILVMKSPNSFTGEDVVELHCHGGIIIVNKVLKILLSSNSRVRIANPGEFSQRAFLNGKIDLTQAESINQLINASNTRSAELAFSGIQGEIKKKIDDIKNDLINQLCEIEARVDFEEDFTDFDYTKYLKNIKKVKEKIELLIENAKRNSYIHNGISIALIGKTNVGKSSLLNLLAKKEKAIVTNIPGTTRDVIEVNLTINDIPMKIIDTAGIRETYEQIESIGIKKSFGKIKESDFIIYIYSLEEGFNEEDKKIIQEIPKEKLITILGNKKDLIDCKNINSNELKNTILMSIKNNDGEKLLIDTIIKKCGLKQVENINIFLNERHQTNLSACLSNLNDTDEIIENKLPFDLLSIELRDGIQNLSKITGQELTEELLDNIFSKFCIGK